One Planctomycetota bacterium DNA segment encodes these proteins:
- a CDS encoding phosphate propanoyltransferase: protein MIAAAPLAGLPAGLDRTAVERVVREIVLRSSGVVPSQAAATRAGAAPKLVVSISARHCHLTDDHVEKLFGPGRTLTPMKPLYQDGFYAAEETVMLVGPKRKMLPTVRVLGPTRKASQVELAFTDGISLGIDLPVRASGKITGTPGCILVGPAGAVELTEGVIRAERHVHMSFPDAEHFGVRDGDRMSLVIRSGCGIVFRDLLVRADATSKLEVHIDTDEGNAADLDHADSVELVRQA from the coding sequence ATGATCGCCGCCGCTCCCCTGGCCGGGCTTCCCGCCGGCCTCGACCGGACCGCCGTCGAGCGCGTGGTGCGCGAGATCGTCCTTCGCTCGAGCGGCGTTGTGCCCTCGCAGGCGGCCGCGACGCGGGCCGGTGCCGCACCGAAGCTCGTCGTCAGTATTTCGGCCCGCCACTGCCATCTCACCGACGACCACGTCGAGAAGCTGTTCGGGCCGGGGCGGACGCTGACGCCGATGAAGCCGCTCTACCAAGACGGCTTTTATGCCGCCGAGGAGACGGTGATGCTCGTCGGGCCGAAGCGAAAGATGCTCCCCACGGTGCGCGTCCTCGGGCCGACCCGCAAGGCATCGCAGGTCGAGTTGGCGTTCACCGACGGCATCTCGCTCGGGATCGATCTCCCGGTGCGGGCCAGCGGCAAGATCACCGGCACTCCCGGGTGCATCCTCGTCGGGCCGGCCGGCGCCGTCGAGCTCACCGAGGGCGTGATCCGCGCCGAGCGCCATGTCCACATGAGCTTCCCCGACGCCGAGCATTTCGGTGTCCGCGACGGCGACCGGATGAGCCTCGTGATCCGGTCGGGATGTGGGATCGTGTTTCGCGACCTGCTCGTCCGGGCCGACGCGACGAGCAAACTCGAGGTCCACATCGACACCGACGAGGGCAACGCCGCCGATCTCGACCACGCCGACAGCGTGGAACTGGTGAGGCAGGCATGA
- a CDS encoding BMC domain-containing protein, whose amino-acid sequence MAKNVEALGMIEVKGFVTLVEAVDAMMKAANVTFIGWDKIGSGLVTAFVSGDVAAVKAATDAGAAAGGRIGDVVGVQVIARPHEDLEIVLPSKS is encoded by the coding sequence ATGGCCAAGAACGTCGAAGCCCTCGGCATGATCGAGGTGAAGGGGTTCGTCACCCTGGTCGAGGCGGTGGACGCGATGATGAAGGCGGCGAACGTCACCTTCATCGGGTGGGACAAGATCGGCAGCGGGCTGGTGACGGCGTTCGTCTCCGGCGACGTGGCCGCGGTGAAGGCGGCGACCGACGCGGGTGCGGCGGCCGGGGGCCGGATCGGCGACGTGGTGGGGGTGCAGGTCATCGCCCGCCCGCACGAAGACCTCGAGATCGTCCTCCCGTCGAAGAGCTGA
- a CDS encoding BMC domain-containing protein — protein sequence MNTAIGLLETKGLVGLVEATDAMAKAANVKILKRISIGNAFVATIVQGDVGSVRAAVEAGANAAQQVGELVASHVIPRPAESLTAAFFS from the coding sequence ATGAACACGGCGATCGGACTGCTCGAAACCAAGGGACTCGTCGGCCTCGTCGAGGCCACCGACGCGATGGCCAAGGCGGCCAACGTGAAGATCCTCAAGCGGATCAGCATCGGCAACGCTTTCGTGGCCACGATCGTCCAGGGGGACGTGGGCAGCGTCCGCGCGGCGGTCGAGGCGGGAGCCAATGCGGCCCAGCAGGTCGGGGAGCTCGTGGCCAGCCACGTCATCCCGCGTCCGGCCGAGAGCCTGACGGCGGCGTTCTTCAGCTGA
- a CDS encoding acetate/propionate family kinase: protein MKILVANLGSTSFKYRLFELPDSAAHGAHGAEVELARGGVERIGAEESRVYATATVPGREPVKLEAVQRVPDHGVALEAALAQLTTPGGALESVGDVAAVGFKAVHGGRYSGVVRVDDDVLAAMEEMAEVAPAHNPPYVKAMRTVRQRLGGVPLVAAFETAFHTTIPPRNGLYAVPTSWVEEHHVRRYGFHGASHRYVATRLLDLVPTRPLRAISCHLGGSSSVCWLHDGRSVGTSMGMSPQSGLPQNNRAGDLDPFAILHVARRTGRDFGDLLAELSGRAGLAGMSGTSGDMRDLEEAAAAGNDRARTAIEVYVASIRHWLGAGLVELGGLDCIAFAGGIGENAPAIRAAVLAGLADLGIAIDPEANTAPASGERPIHQPRSRVAVWVIPTNEELVVARQTRECLAEGGG from the coding sequence ATGAAGATCCTCGTCGCCAACCTCGGCTCCACGAGCTTCAAGTACCGGCTCTTCGAGCTGCCCGACAGCGCCGCGCATGGAGCGCACGGCGCCGAGGTCGAGCTTGCGCGCGGTGGGGTGGAGCGGATCGGCGCCGAGGAAAGCCGGGTCTACGCCACGGCGACCGTGCCCGGCCGCGAGCCGGTGAAACTCGAGGCGGTCCAACGGGTGCCCGACCACGGCGTGGCCCTCGAGGCGGCGCTGGCCCAACTCACCACACCGGGCGGGGCGCTCGAGAGCGTCGGCGATGTGGCCGCGGTGGGGTTCAAGGCGGTCCATGGCGGCCGCTACTCGGGCGTCGTGCGCGTCGACGACGACGTGCTGGCGGCGATGGAGGAGATGGCGGAGGTCGCCCCGGCCCACAATCCGCCCTACGTGAAGGCGATGCGCACCGTCCGCCAGCGGCTCGGCGGCGTGCCGCTCGTGGCGGCGTTCGAGACGGCGTTTCACACCACGATCCCGCCGCGCAACGGGCTGTACGCCGTGCCCACCTCGTGGGTCGAGGAGCACCACGTCAGGCGCTACGGGTTCCACGGGGCGAGCCACCGCTACGTCGCCACTCGACTGCTCGACCTGGTGCCCACGCGCCCGTTGCGTGCGATCTCCTGCCATCTCGGCGGGTCGAGCAGCGTGTGCTGGCTCCACGACGGGCGGAGCGTCGGCACGTCGATGGGGATGAGCCCGCAGTCGGGGCTCCCGCAAAACAACCGCGCCGGCGACCTCGATCCGTTCGCGATTCTGCACGTCGCCCGGCGCACGGGCCGCGACTTCGGCGACTTGCTCGCCGAACTGTCGGGCCGTGCCGGCCTGGCCGGGATGTCGGGCACCAGCGGCGACATGCGCGACCTCGAGGAGGCGGCCGCGGCGGGGAATGACCGGGCGCGGACTGCGATCGAGGTCTATGTCGCCAGCATCCGCCACTGGCTCGGTGCGGGACTGGTCGAGCTCGGCGGGCTCGACTGCATCGCCTTCGCCGGCGGGATCGGCGAGAACGCGCCGGCGATCCGCGCCGCGGTGCTCGCCGGCCTGGCCGACCTCGGGATCGCGATCGACCCAGAGGCCAATACCGCGCCCGCCAGCGGCGAGCGCCCGATCCACCAGCCGCGATCGCGCGTCGCGGTGTGGGTGATTCCGACCAACGAAGAGCTGGTGGTCGCCCGCCAGACCCGCGAGTGCCTCGCCGAGGGAGGTGGCTGA
- a CDS encoding ethanolamine utilization protein EutN, protein MFVAMVTGSVVATQKTESMTGHKLLVVEPYRLDEKTRDRLVTTGRTFIAVDTLGAGEGQFVLVTQGSSARLTPETKSLPIDAVVIGLIDSVRIGGKPVFDR, encoded by the coding sequence ATGTTCGTCGCGATGGTGACCGGCTCGGTCGTGGCCACGCAGAAGACCGAGTCGATGACCGGCCACAAATTGCTGGTCGTCGAACCCTACCGGCTCGACGAGAAGACGCGCGATCGGCTCGTCACCACGGGCCGCACGTTCATCGCCGTCGACACGCTCGGGGCCGGCGAAGGGCAGTTCGTCCTCGTCACGCAAGGATCGAGCGCCCGGCTGACGCCCGAAACCAAATCGCTGCCGATCGACGCCGTCGTCATCGGCCTGATCGACTCCGTCCGGATCGGCGGCAAGCCGGTGTTCGACCGCTGA